The stretch of DNA CTTTTCTTTCGTGTCTCTTCGGGCAAGGATGCGCGCATGGGACGTCTGATCTGGCTCGCCTCCTATCCTAAATCCGGCAATACCTGGATGCGGGCTTTCCTGCACAATCTCTTCCGCAATCCGCCAAAGCCCGCCGGCATCAACGAACTGGACCAGTTCTGCCTCAGCGAATCCAAGCCGCACTGGTATCTGCCCTATACGGGCGGCCAGCCGACTGAAAGCCTGTCCCTGGCGGAGATCATGGCGATCCGGCCGCGCGCCCAGCAGGATATGACGCGCGCCTTTCCCGATTCGGTCTTCGTGAAGACCCATAACTTCCTCGGCGAGTCGCACGGCCATCCGCTGGTGAATCAGGGGGTGACGGCGGGGGCGATCTATATCGTGCGCAACCCGCTCGACGTGACCCTGTCGGCGGCGGACCATTTCGGCCTGACCATCGACCAGGCGGTGGATTTCATGGCGACGGAAGGGGCGGCGACTCTGAACAGCGCCAGCAATGTGCCGGAAGTCCTCAGTTCCTGGTCATCACATGTGAAAAGCTGGACACAGAACCCGCATCCGGCGCTGCTGGTGCTGCGCTATGAGGATATGCTGGAACGCCCGAAGGAGGCGTTCAGCAGGGTCGTTTCCTTTCTGCGGCTGCCGCCCAGCCCGCAACGGCTGGACAAGGCACTGCGCTTCTCCTCCTTCAAGGAGCTGAGCAAGCAGGAAAAGAAGGGCGGCTTCCGGGAGCGCAGCCAGAATTCGCAGAGCTTCTTCCGGGTCGGGCAGCGCGACCAGTGGCGCGAGCTGCTGACAGAGGATCAGATCGCGCGCATCGTCACGCTCCACCGGGAGCAGATGCAGCGTTTCGGCTATATTCCGGAAGAGTTGCAGGCCGACTAATTATCGGTCCACATGCGCATGGCGTTCTGGTGGATGCGCCCGAACCGCTCCAGATAGGGGCTGCCGGGCATCTCTGCTGCCAGGTCGCGGCGCAGCCTGTCCATCTCATAGGCCATTTCGCGCTGCAGCGGGTCGCGGATGAAGGATTGCGCCCAGCCGATAGCGGCCAGCCGTGTGCCCTTGCGCACCGGCTCCACCCGGTGCAGCACCAGCGACGGATAGATCACGACGGTGCCTGCCGGCTCCTTGCAGAAATGCTCGCCATAGGGTGTGACCATGACCAGCTCGCCGCCCTCATAGCTCGCCGGATCGCTGAGGAACAGCGTGAAGGATACGTCGGAGCGCACGGCCTTGTCCTGCGACGGGCCAATCAGCGCCGCGTCGATATGCTCGCCATAATGCATGCCGACATCGTAGCGGTTGAAGACGATGTGCAGCTTGCGCGGCAGGGCGTACATAGTAAAGCCGTCGGCGCCGAGCAGGGCGTTGGTGATGGTCTGCAGCAGTTGCGGCAGCTGCTGCGAGGACTGGTCGCTCTGCAGATTCTGCTTCAGCCCCTTCTTGCCGGTGACGGTGCCATCCTGGAACTGTGTGCGGTTCAGCTCCATGCGCAGCTTGGCCAGCTGCTCGCGGGACAGGATGTCGGGAATCTTCAGCAGCATGGTCGCCCTTTCTCCGCTTGCAGGGGCGGGGAAGACCGGTTTTCTTCCCCGCCGCTTCTTGGCATGCTGGCGAAAGCTAACGCCGTTTTGCCCCACAACTCAACATCCCGCATCTTTGGAGCGCCCATGTCCGCCGCCGACCCTGAAGCCAATCTCGAAAAGGCGATATCCGGCAATATCGACGCGATCCGCAAGCGCATTGCCAAGGCCGCTGTGGCGGCGCGGCGAGATCCGGCCGATATCCGCCTGATCGCAGTGTCCAAGGCGCAGCCGGCGGACCGCATTCAGGCGGCGCTGGGCGCGGGGCAGCGGCTGTTCGGCGAGAACCGGGTGCAGGAAGCGCAGGCGCGCTGGCCTGACTTGCGTGCGGCCTATCCCGATCTTGACATCCACCTGATCGGCCCGTTGCAGACCAACAAAGTGAAAGAGGCGGTGGCGCTGTTCGATGCTATCCAGACATTGGATCGCCCGAAGCTGGCGCAGGCGCTGGCGGCGGAGATGCAGAAGACCGGCCGGTACCTGCCCTGCTATGTGCAGGTGAATACCGGGGAGGAGGAACAGAAGGCCGGTGTCCTGCCGGAGCAGGCGGATGGTTTCATCTCGGAGTGCCGGGCGCTGGGTCTCGAAATCGTCGGCCTGATGTGCATCCCGCCGGCCGAGGAAGAGCCGGGGGTGCATTTCGCGCTGCTGCGGGAGATTGCCCGGCGCAACGGGATCGAACGGCTGTCGATGGGGATGAGCGCCGATTACGAGATCGCCATTCCCTTCGGCGCGACGGAGGTGCGTGTCGGCACCGCGATCTTCGGTGACCGTGGGGACTGGAAGCAGCTGGTCGGCCGTTAGATCAGTTCTACCCGCAGGAGGGTCTGGGGTCCGCACCGGGCCAGGAGCCGGCGTAGATCAGGTTCCGACAGCGCGACGCAGCCTTCGGTGGGCGCGTAATCGGGGCGGGCGATATGCAGGAAGATGGCACTGCCCTTGCCCGGCACCACGGGATCGTCGTTATAGCCCAGCTCGACGACCAGATCGTAGAGCCCGTCCTCGCGCCACATGGTTTCATGGCTGGCGGGGTAAGGCAGGCGCACCGGACGGTTATAGGCGGGGTCGGCGGGGTCGTCGCACCAGCCATCCAGCCGGTCGATGGCGAGGCTCGGCAGGCCGGTCAGCGGTGCACCGCCTCTGTCGGCGCGGTAGTGCAGCTTTCGCAGAGGCCAGTCGCCAAGCGGCGTTCCGCCATCACCTTCCTGCTTGTCCGGGACCGGGCCGCCCTTGCCAAGGGTGCATTTCAGGCTCAACCCTTCGGCCTCCAGCCGGCCCTGCCGGGCGCCGGGTGAGGCGAGCACGCGAATTAGGGTAAGCAAGCCAGACATTTAGCGATCATGCCGGATGGGTCGACGGCGGTCCAGACCTGCTTATTGCGGGGCCTCGCCGCGCTGCCGCGCGCGCATCAGCGCCTCGTACTTCTGCAGCGCATCCTGCATCATCGACGGTACGCCGCCCTTCTGTGTGACAGGGACATTGGCGTTGGCAGAGGCTGCCGCCGCTTCCTCCCGCTCCGGCTTGGCCGCATTCGCCTGTGGCGGCACCTGGAAGCGGGCGATCACCCGGGCGCCTTCGCCTTCCTTCTGGCGGTTACTGGCGGCAATCAGCGCATCCAGCCCATTCGCCTGGGCGCTGTTCAGGGCCACTCTCTCCGGCTGGACAGCTTTGTCAGGTGTTGTCGCTTGCATCGTGACCGGCTCTGGTGCCGGTGCCTTGGGCTGCGCCGCC from Oceanibaculum indicum P24 encodes:
- a CDS encoding sulfotransferase domain-containing protein, with product MGRLIWLASYPKSGNTWMRAFLHNLFRNPPKPAGINELDQFCLSESKPHWYLPYTGGQPTESLSLAEIMAIRPRAQQDMTRAFPDSVFVKTHNFLGESHGHPLVNQGVTAGAIYIVRNPLDVTLSAADHFGLTIDQAVDFMATEGAATLNSASNVPEVLSSWSSHVKSWTQNPHPALLVLRYEDMLERPKEAFSRVVSFLRLPPSPQRLDKALRFSSFKELSKQEKKGGFRERSQNSQSFFRVGQRDQWRELLTEDQIARIVTLHREQMQRFGYIPEELQAD
- a CDS encoding Fe2+-dependent dioxygenase; the encoded protein is MLLKIPDILSREQLAKLRMELNRTQFQDGTVTGKKGLKQNLQSDQSSQQLPQLLQTITNALLGADGFTMYALPRKLHIVFNRYDVGMHYGEHIDAALIGPSQDKAVRSDVSFTLFLSDPASYEGGELVMVTPYGEHFCKEPAGTVVIYPSLVLHRVEPVRKGTRLAAIGWAQSFIRDPLQREMAYEMDRLRRDLAAEMPGSPYLERFGRIHQNAMRMWTDN
- a CDS encoding YggS family pyridoxal phosphate-dependent enzyme, which gives rise to MSAADPEANLEKAISGNIDAIRKRIAKAAVAARRDPADIRLIAVSKAQPADRIQAALGAGQRLFGENRVQEAQARWPDLRAAYPDLDIHLIGPLQTNKVKEAVALFDAIQTLDRPKLAQALAAEMQKTGRYLPCYVQVNTGEEEQKAGVLPEQADGFISECRALGLEIVGLMCIPPAEEEPGVHFALLREIARRNGIERLSMGMSADYEIAIPFGATEVRVGTAIFGDRGDWKQLVGR
- a CDS encoding L,D-transpeptidase family protein translates to MSGLLTLIRVLASPGARQGRLEAEGLSLKCTLGKGGPVPDKQEGDGGTPLGDWPLRKLHYRADRGGAPLTGLPSLAIDRLDGWCDDPADPAYNRPVRLPYPASHETMWREDGLYDLVVELGYNDDPVVPGKGSAIFLHIARPDYAPTEGCVALSEPDLRRLLARCGPQTLLRVELI